In Bacillus thuringiensis, the DNA window TGGTTATGACATATTAGACTCTTTAAGTGAGTATTAGGCAGAAGGGGGACCCCGGGTTAAATGGGTTCTTTTTTTATTTAGCGGTTCTTGAAGGAGGATTTCAAAATTAAAGAGCGCCTTGGGAGAAAGACGCTCTGTAGGTGAATGTATTGTAACGACTATTCGGTTTATTATATGTATTTTGCTGAGAAAGTGTTTTATAAAAAAAGGTATTGCCGACCGTATTTTTTTATGAATTTATAAAACTTTTTCATCCAGTGCGTCGTCTAATATATGGGAAGGAGGAAATGGTGTGGATGAATTAACGATAGAAGCGTTTGAAATAGAAGATAAGGAACTCCTTATCGATGAAATAATGAACAAATATGGACAAGAAGTCTTACAGCTTGTGTATTCATATGTGAACAATAAAGAGGTTGCTGAGGATGTAACGCAAGATATATTTGTGAAATGTTATAAATCTCTTCATACATACAAAGGGAAGTCGAATGTGAAAACGTGGTTATGGAGAATTGCGATTAATCAATGTAAGGACTATATAAAAAGTTGGTATAACAAAAAGGTGATCGTGACAGAGGATGAATCTGCTTATATGGGGGGTCAAAATGATAGTGTCGAACAAACTGTCATTCAAAATGCGGAGGACCGTGAGCTCGCTTCTGCAGTAATGAATTTATCGATCAAATATCGAGAAGTGATTTATCTATTTTATTATGAAGAGTTATCAATTAAAGAGATTGCTATGGTAATAGAAGTGAAGGAAAACACGATAAAAACGAGACTAAAAAAAGCGAAGGAACTTTTGAAGAAAGGATTGGAGGAATAATCAAATGGAAGATCGATTAAAAGGCTTGCGAAAATCAATGGAGAACACAACTTTTAAACATTTGAGTTTTTCTGATCAGCACCAGAAGCGGGTGCGCGAAAAAATCAATCAATCGTCCGAAAAGGAAGAAGATATCCTTTTAGCAGTGTTGCAACTTCTTATGAATGAAAAAACTGGTTATGAATTGATGCAACTGTTGCGTGGGAGAGGGATTCAAAAATTCGAAGGTGATGAAGGGTCTCTATACACTGTATTACATCGTCTAGAGCAGAATCGCTTTATTCAATCTAGTTGGGATCACGAAGGAGCTAAATATTATCAATTAAATGATAAAGGAAATAAGATGCTGCGAAAGGCAGAGAAGAATGCTACGAAGGCACGATTTATATTAAAAGGATTAGTACAGGAGTGAGAAAAAATTGAACAAAAAAGGGGAGCGTTTTTTAAAAGAAGTTACGAACCATATTAAATCAAAAGAAGCGAAGGACTTAGTAGCAACTGAACTAAATTTTCACTTAAAACAGACGAAGAATATGTGGATAGAGAAAGGGTTAAGTGAGGAAGTTGCTGAAGATAAGGCTGTTGAACAAATGGGAAGTCCGATTAAACTGGGACAAGAACTTAACAAACTGCATAAGCCAAAGGTTGATTGGTTCTTACTTATTTTATTAGTGGCTGCGATGGGGCTAGGATTTTTGCCAATTATAGCTTTTGGACATGCTGACTTATTCATGAATAAGGTGATATTTATTATTCTCGGTGTTGCCACAGTTTTAGGGGTGATGCTAATTGATTATCGGAAGTTAGAGAGATTAGGGTGGCTGTTTTACACAATTGGGGTACTTATCTTGTTAATGATATACTGTTTTCCGAACGCTTCGATACTTGGAGAACCGATAATAAAAGTTGGTCCTATTGCAATTGATCGTTTAATGGCAGTACCGTTCTTTTTTCTAGCTTGGGCTTCTTTTTTCAATAACAATAGATTGAAAGTTAGGTATCTTGTAGTGTTGTATTTATTTTCTTTGTATTTATTCTTAATTGGCGCAGCTTTTTCAGTGATTTTTATTTATATCACGATGGTATTCGTTATGCTTTGGTGGAGTAAGTTAGGGAAGAAAAAGGCATTAATTATTACAATTGTACCAATCTGTTTATTGATTATAGGGGCCTATTTTTCCTGGCCCACAGTAAAAGGAGTTTATTTGGATAGATTTTTAGGGTATTTGAATCCAGAGCGTGATGCACAGGGCGCAGGATTTATGTATATACGTTTAAAAGAGATAATGTCGTCAGCAGGTTGGTTTGGTACATATGGAGATGTAAAGCTCATCCCTAA includes these proteins:
- a CDS encoding sigma-70 family RNA polymerase sigma factor; its protein translation is MDELTIEAFEIEDKELLIDEIMNKYGQEVLQLVYSYVNNKEVAEDVTQDIFVKCYKSLHTYKGKSNVKTWLWRIAINQCKDYIKSWYNKKVIVTEDESAYMGGQNDSVEQTVIQNAEDRELASAVMNLSIKYREVIYLFYYEELSIKEIAMVIEVKENTIKTRLKKAKELLKKGLEE
- a CDS encoding PadR family transcriptional regulator, whose amino-acid sequence is MEDRLKGLRKSMENTTFKHLSFSDQHQKRVREKINQSSEKEEDILLAVLQLLMNEKTGYELMQLLRGRGIQKFEGDEGSLYTVLHRLEQNRFIQSSWDHEGAKYYQLNDKGNKMLRKAEKNATKARFILKGLVQE
- a CDS encoding FtsW/RodA/SpoVE family cell cycle protein, which gives rise to MNKKGERFLKEVTNHIKSKEAKDLVATELNFHLKQTKNMWIEKGLSEEVAEDKAVEQMGSPIKLGQELNKLHKPKVDWFLLILLVAAMGLGFLPIIAFGHADLFMNKVIFIILGVATVLGVMLIDYRKLERLGWLFYTIGVLILLMIYCFPNASILGEPIIKVGPIAIDRLMAVPFFFLAWASFFNNNRLKVRYLVVLYLFSLYLFLIGAAFSVIFIYITMVFVMLWWSKLGKKKALIITIVPICLLIIGAYFSWPTVKGVYLDRFLGYLNPERDAQGAGFMYIRLKEIMSSAGWFGTYGDVKLIPNPDTDFVFASLTYYYGYVLALVLVLILSLFVARLMFISYTINDRYGKLLLIGGMTLFVVQFLYNVGMILGLLPITAISLPFISYGLTPTVFHALIMGIVLSVYRRKDMPFRMRKTP